A part of Thermococcus sp. JdF3 genomic DNA contains:
- a CDS encoding DUF4855 domain-containing protein, producing the protein MSKFGLWWVKWNGSGYKSRMSGTAREFRNLGFDSAVVLFSYKHIRYTGNGREDAHYLSRYLQDEMDISYYAPIPFFNPSKRPVGDTAGRFEGSYWAGWIEDFMTSSDTNLKGFYWTLENAWMFKEDQIQKQAGISFSIIRDMAESIHNNGFEFIWIPSACTLNLAGTNIFPMGKYPGAFEFFDYVFVQPNYYQKSIISDGKHTYRYNYEKLVEWIRTLESLKNRHDAFNVFMEMEADRSLLYNYISKTHIEENFRESLIERCGPRFTHECLIQYTNDAKETAFQYITAQKDALGWKYGNLAYYFSVDFDVIREMEGFSRRFGEEYV; encoded by the coding sequence ATGTCGAAGTTTGGTCTGTGGTGGGTTAAGTGGAACGGCTCCGGGTATAAGTCAAGAATGAGTGGCACTGCAAGAGAGTTCAGAAACTTGGGTTTTGACTCTGCCGTTGTGCTGTTTTCCTATAAGCATATACGATATACAGGAAATGGACGTGAAGATGCACACTATCTTTCCAGATATCTGCAAGATGAGATGGATATATCTTATTATGCCCCTATTCCTTTCTTCAACCCCAGCAAGCGCCCAGTGGGGGATACTGCCGGCAGGTTTGAGGGGTCATATTGGGCCGGGTGGATCGAGGACTTTATGACGTCAAGCGACACGAACCTCAAAGGGTTCTACTGGACATTAGAAAATGCATGGATGTTTAAAGAGGACCAGATACAAAAACAGGCAGGGATTTCCTTCAGCATTATTAGAGACATGGCAGAAAGCATTCACAACAATGGTTTTGAGTTCATCTGGATTCCATCCGCATGCACGCTGAATCTTGCAGGAACGAATATATTCCCTATGGGAAAGTACCCAGGAGCATTTGAGTTCTTTGATTATGTGTTCGTGCAACCGAACTATTACCAAAAGTCTATAATTTCAGATGGGAAACACACTTACAGATATAACTATGAAAAGCTTGTAGAATGGATTAGAACCCTTGAGTCTCTTAAAAACAGGCATGATGCATTTAATGTATTTATGGAAATGGAAGCAGACAGAAGTCTCCTCTATAACTACATCTCCAAAACACACATTGAAGAAAACTTCAGGGAATCTCTAATAGAAAGATGCGGCCCCAGATTTACGCATGAGTGCTTGATTCAATATACAAATGATGCAAAAGAAACAGCCTTCCAGTACATAACCGCTCAAAAAGACGCATTGGGC
- a CDS encoding DUF4855 domain-containing protein, which produces MLKFGLWWVRWDENLRTYTSRMTLGGKRPTSYDEAVQWFKNRGFDRVVFLSGEGKGINYTGNGYDDGLRMALWLSSRIGSMNYYVPIPFYKYESKKPRDNPSEGFNNSYWKDWIDGVLSVVDSNRLGFYWSYESCLQTTPNDGTGVSVEFIQKMSNYVHDHGQELIWIPATGNRGVTYLRKDAFDGILKIGGYFDYVFVQPNYYQYPTLDEKGNHGLPYTYEKLVEKIRWIYEELPKKIKEQNPNSTTTVSIEMEADRTVRGIPCGYSSKCPENMTCDRNLKTCYENCKEHEHGKAINYALDYMRALHDIGWEPSDRAYYFSNDLKVIDALQERCRRELNEPYV; this is translated from the coding sequence ATGTTGAAGTTTGGTCTGTGGTGGGTCCGATGGGACGAGAATCTTAGAACTTACACCTCGAGGATGACCCTTGGAGGAAAACGGCCAACTTCTTACGATGAAGCCGTCCAGTGGTTCAAGAACAGGGGTTTTGACAGGGTAGTCTTCCTCAGTGGAGAAGGAAAGGGAATCAACTATACTGGAAACGGTTATGATGATGGGCTTCGCATGGCTTTGTGGCTCTCATCAAGGATCGGCAGCATGAATTACTACGTGCCGATCCCTTTCTACAAGTACGAGAGTAAAAAACCGAGGGATAACCCGTCCGAGGGATTCAATAATTCCTACTGGAAGGACTGGATTGACGGTGTCCTTAGTGTCGTTGACAGCAACAGGCTCGGCTTTTACTGGAGTTACGAGAGCTGTCTTCAAACTACTCCCAATGATGGCACCGGTGTGTCTGTGGAATTCATTCAAAAGATGTCCAACTACGTTCACGACCACGGGCAGGAACTAATCTGGATTCCAGCAACTGGGAACAGGGGTGTGACATACTTGCGTAAGGATGCTTTTGATGGAATACTCAAAATCGGAGGCTACTTTGATTATGTCTTCGTCCAGCCAAACTATTATCAGTATCCAACACTCGATGAAAAGGGGAACCACGGTTTGCCCTACACTTACGAGAAACTCGTAGAGAAAATCCGTTGGATTTACGAAGAACTCCCAAAGAAAATCAAAGAACAAAACCCCAACTCCACGACAACGGTCTCAATAGAGATGGAAGCAGACAGGACCGTCCGGGGCATTCCGTGCGGGTATTCCTCCAAATGCCCCGAAAACATGACGTGTGACCGCAACCTCAAAACCTGTTATGAAAACTGCAAGGAGCACGAGCATGGGAAAGCAATAAACTATGCCCTGGATTACATGAGGGCATTACACGACATCGGATGGGAACCATCGGACCGGGCCTACTACTTCAGCAATGACCTCAAAGTGATAGACGCACTCCAAGAACGTTGCCGGAGGGAACTCAATGAACCGTACGTTTAA
- the purT gene encoding phosphoribosylglycinamide formyltransferase 2 has translation MIKPRDELGTAMTDSAQKIVLLGSGELGKEIAIEAQRLGVEVIAVDRYANAPAMQVAHRSYVGDMKNADFLWSVIERERPDAIIPEIEAINLDALFELEKDGHFVVPNAKATWIAMHRERTREALAKEAKVPTSRYAYATTLDELYDACEKIGYPCHTKAIMSSSGKGSYFVKGPEDVPKAWEVAKMEARGSADKIIVEEHIDFDVEITELAVRHYDENGEIVTTFPKPVGHYQIDGDYHASWQPAEISEKAEREVYRVAKRITDVLGGLGLFGVEMFVKGDKVWANEVSPRPHDTGMVTLASHPTGFSEFGLHLRAVLGLSIPGEWVEEYRLFPLLTPAATHVIKANVSGYSPRFRGLVRAMSVPSSTIRLFGKPEAYPGRRLGVALAWDRDVQEAKRRAEMVAHMVELRTRSSEWHSQDYEKAGHLCGL, from the coding sequence ATGATTAAGCCCCGCGATGAGCTCGGAACTGCTATGACCGATTCTGCCCAGAAGATAGTGCTCCTCGGAAGCGGTGAGCTTGGAAAGGAGATAGCCATCGAGGCCCAGCGCCTCGGCGTGGAAGTTATCGCCGTTGACCGCTACGCCAACGCTCCGGCCATGCAGGTTGCACACCGCTCCTACGTCGGTGACATGAAGAACGCTGACTTCCTCTGGAGCGTCATCGAGCGCGAAAGGCCGGATGCGATAATCCCTGAGATAGAGGCCATAAACCTTGACGCCCTCTTCGAGCTTGAGAAGGACGGCCACTTCGTCGTCCCGAACGCCAAGGCCACGTGGATAGCGATGCACCGCGAGAGGACGAGGGAAGCCCTCGCGAAGGAAGCTAAAGTTCCGACCTCACGCTACGCCTACGCAACGACCCTCGACGAGCTCTACGATGCCTGCGAGAAGATCGGCTACCCCTGCCACACCAAGGCCATAATGAGCTCCTCGGGAAAGGGCTCCTACTTCGTGAAGGGCCCGGAGGACGTTCCGAAGGCCTGGGAGGTGGCCAAGATGGAGGCCCGCGGCAGCGCCGACAAGATAATCGTCGAGGAGCACATAGACTTCGACGTTGAGATAACCGAGCTTGCCGTCAGGCACTACGACGAGAACGGTGAGATCGTTACCACCTTCCCGAAGCCGGTCGGCCACTACCAGATTGACGGCGACTATCACGCGAGCTGGCAGCCGGCGGAGATAAGCGAAAAGGCCGAGCGCGAGGTTTACAGGGTAGCCAAGCGCATAACGGACGTCCTCGGCGGCCTCGGACTGTTTGGCGTTGAGATGTTCGTTAAGGGCGACAAGGTCTGGGCGAACGAGGTCTCCCCGAGGCCCCACGATACGGGCATGGTTACGCTTGCATCCCATCCTACAGGGTTCTCCGAGTTCGGACTCCACCTCAGGGCAGTCCTCGGCCTTTCGATACCCGGCGAGTGGGTCGAAGAGTATCGTCTGTTCCCGCTCCTAACGCCCGCAGCTACTCACGTAATCAAGGCCAACGTTTCAGGCTACTCCCCGCGCTTCCGCGGCTTGGTCAGAGCCATGAGCGTCCCCAGCTCGACGATTCGTCTCTTTGGAAAGCCTGAGGCATACCCTGGCAGAAGGCTGGGTGTTGCGCTCGCGTGGGACAGGGATGTGCAGGAGGCAAAGAGACGTGCCGAGATGGTGGCGCATATGGTTGAGCTTAGAACCCGGAGTTCAGAGTGGCACTCCCAGGATTATGAAAAAGCCGGTCATCTCTGCGGGCTCTAG
- the purE gene encoding 5-(carboxyamino)imidazole ribonucleotide mutase, which translates to MKVLVVMGSRSDSHIAEKVTAVLDEFGVEYDVEVASAHRNPKKVEELARKDYDVFIAIAGLSAALPGVIAAHTVKPVIGVPVSAKLDGLDALLSIAQMPPGVPVAAVGIDNGKNAALLAVEILALGDEKLRKKLEEYREKGRM; encoded by the coding sequence ATGAAGGTGCTCGTGGTGATGGGAAGCAGGAGCGATTCCCATATAGCGGAGAAGGTTACGGCAGTTCTCGACGAGTTTGGCGTTGAGTACGACGTTGAGGTCGCCTCGGCCCACAGGAATCCGAAGAAGGTTGAGGAGCTGGCCAGGAAAGACTACGACGTTTTCATCGCCATTGCAGGTCTGAGCGCCGCGCTGCCGGGTGTGATAGCGGCCCACACAGTTAAGCCCGTTATAGGAGTCCCCGTTTCGGCGAAGCTCGACGGCCTCGACGCCCTCCTCAGCATAGCCCAGATGCCGCCCGGAGTTCCGGTTGCTGCAGTGGGAATAGACAACGGAAAGAACGCGGCCCTGCTGGCGGTTGAGATTCTGGCGCTAGGGGATGAAAAGCTCAGAAAAAAGCTTGAGGAATACCGCGAAAAGGGAAGAATGTAG